The following are encoded in a window of Cervus canadensis isolate Bull #8, Minnesota chromosome 11, ASM1932006v1, whole genome shotgun sequence genomic DNA:
- the LOC122449376 gene encoding olfactory receptor 9I1-like — translation MAENGTAVTEFVLLGFQLWAELQTGLFFVFLLVYLITLGGNLGVMALVQSDPRLQTPMYFFLSHLSFLDVCYASVIVPQLLETLRSDKGTITFERCAAQFFFFTLCASAECFLLAVMAYDRYVAVCKPLLYASAMTPQARLGLVAGAYGGAAVNSVVRTGCTFSISFCKSNQVDFFFCDLPPLLKLACSETRPRERLIYLLAFLVIATSVSVILISYLFILRAILKIRSAGGRAKTFSTCASHITAVALFFGTLIFIYLKGNMGKSLWEDKIVSVFYTVVIPMLNPLIYSLRNKEVKEALKRAFGRMKVSRVE, via the coding sequence ATGGCAGAGAACGGCACTGCGGTAACAGAATTCGTTCTGCTGGGGTTCCAGCTGTGGGCCGAGCTGCAGACAGGtctcttctttgtatttctgctcGTTTATCTCATCACCCTGGGAGGCAACCTGGGCGTGATGGCACTGGTTCAGAGTGACCCTCGCCTCCAGActcccatgtactttttcctcagcCACCTCTCCTTTCTGGACGTTTGCTACGCCTCCGTCATTGTCCCCCAACTGCTGGAGACCTTGCGGAGCGATAAGGGGACCATCACCTTTGAGCGCTGTGCCGCGCAGTTCTTCTTCTTCACCCTCTGTGCCAGTGCTGAGTGCTTCCTCTTGGCCGTGATGGCCTACGACCGCTACGTGGCCGTGTGCAAACCTCTCCTCTACGCCTCGGCCATGACGCCCCAGGCCCGCCTGGGGCTGGTGGCTGGGGCATACGGCGGTGCCGCGGTCAACTCCGTGGTCCGCACTGGCTGcaccttctccatctccttctgTAAGTCAAACCAGGTggatttcttcttctgtgacctCCCACCTCTGCTGAAGCTCGCCTGCAGTGAGACCAGGCCACGAGAACGGCTGATCTACCTTTTAGCTTTCTTGGTCATTGCAACCAGCGTTTCAGTGATTCTCATATCCTACCTGTTCATCCTTCGGGCCATTCTGAAGATTCGTTCAGCTGGTGGCAGAGCCAAGACCTTCTCCACCTGCGCTTCGCACATAACCGCAGTGGCTCTTTTCTTTGGGACGCTCATATTCATATACCTGAAGGGTAACATGGGAAAATCTCTCTGGGAGGACAAGATTGTGTCAGTATTTTACACTGTGGTCATCCCGATGCTGAACCCACTGATCTACAGTCTGAGGAACAAGGAAGTGAAGGAGGCTCTGAAGAGAGCGTTCGGCAGGATGAAGGTTTCCCGAGTAGAGTAA